One part of the Dehalobacter sp. genome encodes these proteins:
- a CDS encoding putative DNA binding domain-containing protein — translation KESLDKSFIEEVCAFANSSGGKVILRVSDKGVIKGINTDNNFRSRVQDSLRQLQPYLNVGVEIFDKSANVLIEVFDDRVEISNPGGLPSGLKPSDFGRKSVARNPLIASLLNRINYIEKIGTGINRIKQADGFCHKTSARSFLS, via the coding sequence TTAAAGAATCTCTTGATAAATCATTTATCGAGGAGGTCTGTGCTTTTGCCAATTCCAGCGGAGGTAAGGTTATCCTTAGAGTTTCAGATAAAGGGGTTATAAAGGGAATAAATACCGACAATAATTTTAGATCGAGAGTCCAGGACTCACTTAGACAATTGCAGCCCTATCTTAATGTTGGCGTCGAAATTTTTGACAAGAGCGCAAATGTGCTTATTGAAGTTTTTGACGACAGGGTTGAGATCTCAAATCCCGGCGGATTGCCAAGCGGCCTGAAACCCTCTGACTTCGGACGCAAGAGTGTTGCCCGCAATCCGCTTATTGCATCCCTTTTAAACCGCATAAACTATATTGAAAAGATAGGCACCGGAATAAACCGCATTAAACAGGCTGATGGCTTTTGTCACAAAACATCTGCCCGATCCTT